The proteins below are encoded in one region of Archocentrus centrarchus isolate MPI-CPG fArcCen1 chromosome 13, fArcCen1, whole genome shotgun sequence:
- the LOC115790072 gene encoding piggyBac transposable element-derived protein 2-like: protein MADGDEKRSGTFAIPASTFYKKNPLKSFKRQEYIVIEEFPESSEEECGDSSSDEDWIPEQKGASRVARSSSDSDERDEAQEEEYEGQGEESEAHAAEDESQEEDEAEEAENSPPPRAQGKKAKGKGVRNIWKVMDNEFGGDLPTFLGESQMNVEGRDPIDFFSHLFTQEMIDNIVFNTNLYAFQKVHENLGLTSEEFKTFLGMNMVMSYIRYPRARMYWSSEQGLHLDLVANAMTINRFEKIMRYVHFVDNYSIDPENADRFVKIRSFLNALQGTFSASLDPEEYQSVDEMMIPFKGCLSIKQYVPKKPKPWGVKVWVRAGSSGYMYSFEPYQGPSGGRGEISQLGMAGDVVMRLCEDLQDRNHKVFFDNFFCTIPLLQALKHQGIFGTGTCRKNRLHGAQEKLKTEKQLKKEGRGSVSVVTSTQNITVTRWMDSSVIHMASSCSGVSPTDEAERWSKKEKKMLKVQRPFAVKLYNQHMGGVDQMDQMVAAYPHRRRNKRWYIRVFFHLVDIAVVNAWFLYRMSGNEAKDLLHFKASTARALINAGSVTIRSRGRPSAIPPPLKRRAVVKVPPEVRYAAGNHWPKLNVTNAMRCSDESCRRRTKYICLQCVVFVCPDCFANFHFRR, encoded by the exons ATGGCTGATGGAGACGAAAAGAGATCAGGCACCTTCGCTATCCCAGCGTCTACCTTCTATAAAAAGAATCCActtaag agCTTCAAGAGACAGGAGTACATAGTTATAGAGGAGTTTCCTGAATCAAGTGAGGAAGAGTGTGGTGACAGTAGCAGTGATGAGGATTGGATTCCAGAACAGAAAGGTGCAAGCAGAGTAGCCAGATCCAGCAGTGACAGCGATGAGAGAGATGAGGCACAGGAGGAAGAATATGAGGGTCAGGGAGAAGAAAGTGAGGCACATGCGGCAGAAGATGAGagtcaggaggaagatgaggctgaGGAAGCTGAGAATTCACCACCGCCCAGAGCTCAGGGAAAGAAAGCAAAAGGAAAAGGTGTCAGAAATATATGGAAAGTTATGGATAATGAGTTTGGAGGAGATCTACCCACTTTCTTAGGAGAGAGCCAGATGAATGTAGAGGGAAGGGATCCAATAGACTTCTTCTCACATCTTTTCACACAGGAGATGATAGACAACATTGTCTTCAATACCAACCTGTATGCTTTCCAAAAAGTACATGAGAATCTGGGACTGACCTCTGAAGAGTTCAAAACATTCCTGGGAATGAACATGGTAATGTCCTACATAAGGTACCCAAGAGCAAGGATGTACTGGTCCTCAGAGCAAGGACTTCACCTTGATTTGGTTGCCAATGCCATGACAATCAACAGGTTTGAGAAGATCATGAGATATGTTCACTTTGTGGACAATTACTCCATTGACCCCGAGAATGCAGACAGGTTTGTGAAAATCAGATCATTCCTGAATGCTCTCCAGGGCACATTCAGTGCATCGCTTGATCCAGAGGAGTATCAGTCTGTGGACGAGATGATGATACCCTTCAAAGGATGTCTGTCCATAAAGCAATATGTCCCCAAAAAGCCGAAGCCCTGGGGAGTGAAGGTTTGGGTGAGAGCTGGGTCCTCTGGCTACATGTATAGCTTCGAACCATACCAGGGTCCCTCTGGAGGACGAGGAGAAATAAGCCAACTTGGAATGGCTGGAGATGTTGTGATGCGCCTCTGTGAGGACCTGCAGGACCGAAACCACAAGGTGTTTTTCGATAACTTCTTTTGTACCATTCCCCTCCTCCAGGCTTTGAAGCATCAAGGCATCTTCGGCACTGGCACGTGCCGGAAGAACAGGCTCCATGGAGCACAGGAAaagctaaaaacagaaaagcagctgaagaaagAGGGAAGAGGGTCTGTCTCGGTTGTGACGAGTACCCAAAACATAACTGTCACACGCTGGATGGACAGTTCAGTTATCCATATGGCCTCTTCCTGCAGTGGTGTGTCTCCAACTGATGAAGCAGAAAGATGGagcaagaaagagaagaagatgCTGAAGGTCCAAAGACCATTTGCTGTAAAGCTCTATAATCAGCACATGGGAGGAGTCGACCAGATGGATCAGATGGTGGCAGCGTATCCCCACAGACGACGAAACAAGAGGTGGTACATCAGAGTCTTCTTTCACTTGGTGGACATCGCAGTTGTGAATGCCTGGTTCCTGTACAGAATGTCTGGGAATGAAGCAAAAGACCTCCTGCACTTCAAGGCATCAACAGCTCGTGCTCTGATCAATGCAGGTTCTGTGACGATTCGCTCCCGAGGCAGACCCAGCGCCATTCCACCACCGTTGAAGCGAAGAGCTGTGGTCAAGGTTCCTCCTGAGGTCCGGTATGCAGCTGGAAACCATTGGCCcaagctcaacgtgacaaatgCCATGAGGTGCAGTGATGAGAGCTGTCGCCGGAGAACCAAGTACATCTGCTtgcagtgtgttgtgtttgtgtgccctGATTGCTTCGCCAACTTTCATTTCAGGAGATAA